Within the Pseudomonas mendocina genome, the region CCGCGTCGTCGACTGGCAGGCCACGCTCGTCACCGCTTATGAGCGTGGCGTGCGCCTGCACCTGGAACTGCCTCCAGGCAGCGTACTGACCGGCCTCGCCCGGCGTGTCTTCGACGCGGGTCAAGCCATCGCCTTCAGCGGTGCCCGTCTGGATACACTCGACGCCATGTTGCGTCAGGAGGTAAGCCGCGACCGCTGAGCCGTAGCGTTTACCGAAGCACAAAAACAACAACTTCGATACGTAAGACGAGGACAACAACAATGATCATCTACGGTGTCGCCTTCCTGGCGTTTTGCACCCTGGCAGGCATCTTCATCGGTGAACTGCTAGGCAAACTCATCGGCGTGCCCGCCAACGTCGGGGGTGTCGGTATCGCCATGATGCTGCTGATCTTCCTCGGCAGTTACCTGAACAAGCGCGGCCTGTTCACCGGCAAGTCGGAGCAGGGCGTGGAGTTCTGGAGCGCCATCTACATTCCCATCGTGGTCGCCATGGCCGCCCAGCAGAACGTCTACGGCGCCCTCAAAGGCGGCCCGATGGCGATTCTCGCTGGCACCGCTGCCGTCGCTATCGGTTTTGCGCTGGTCCCCGCACTGAGCCGCATCGGGCAAAAGCAGCCTGAAACCGACGTTGCCCCCTCCCTGAACAAAGCGCCACGGTGATTGCCATGTACGAATCTTTGATGAAGGTCATTACCGGCTACGGCCTGCTCAGCGGCTTCGCCATCGTCGGCATCACCATGTGGGTGTCGTACTGGATTTCCGACAAGTTCACCAAGGGCCGCCTGCACGGCTCGGCCATCGCCATCCTGCTCGGCCTGCTGCTGTCCTATATCGGTGGCGCCTACACCGGCGGCCAGAAAGGCCTGGTGGATATTCCGCTGTTCGCCGGCATCGGCCTGCTCGGTGGTGCCATGCTGCGTGACTTCGCCATCGTCGCCACCGGTTTTGGGGTCAGTACCGAAGAACTCAAGCGTGCCGGTCTCGCCGGGGTGCTGGCGCTGTTTGTCGGCGTCTTCGCCTCTTTCGTGGCGGGTGTCGGAGTGGCCATGGCGTTCGGCTACACCGACGTGGTCAGCCTGACCACCATCGGCACCGGCGCGGTGACCTATATCGTCGGACCGGTGACTGGCGCAGCGATCGGCGCGAGCTCCGACGTGATGGCCCTGTCGATTGCCGCTGGTCTGATCAAGGCGATTCTGGTGATGGTGGCGACGCCCTTCATCGCGCCCTATATCGGTCTGAACAATCCGCGCAGCGCGGTGATCTTCGGCGGTCTGATGGGCACCTCCAGCGGCGTGGCCGGAGGCCTGGCGGCAACCGATCCCAAGCTGGTGCCATACGGTTGCCTCACCGCGGCGTTCTACACCGCACTGGGCTGCCTGCTCGGCCCATCGCTGCTCTACTTTCTGATGCGAGGCCTTCTAGGCTGACCTTTGCCCGCCGTCATGGCGGGCTTTTTATTCAAGCTGAACGCGCTGCCCTGTGGCAGGCGCTTCAGCGGCGACGCTGGCGA harbors:
- the madL gene encoding malonate transporter subunit MadL; its protein translation is MIIYGVAFLAFCTLAGIFIGELLGKLIGVPANVGGVGIAMMLLIFLGSYLNKRGLFTGKSEQGVEFWSAIYIPIVVAMAAQQNVYGALKGGPMAILAGTAAVAIGFALVPALSRIGQKQPETDVAPSLNKAPR
- the madM gene encoding malonate transporter subunit MadM, with product MYESLMKVITGYGLLSGFAIVGITMWVSYWISDKFTKGRLHGSAIAILLGLLLSYIGGAYTGGQKGLVDIPLFAGIGLLGGAMLRDFAIVATGFGVSTEELKRAGLAGVLALFVGVFASFVAGVGVAMAFGYTDVVSLTTIGTGAVTYIVGPVTGAAIGASSDVMALSIAAGLIKAILVMVATPFIAPYIGLNNPRSAVIFGGLMGTSSGVAGGLAATDPKLVPYGCLTAAFYTALGCLLGPSLLYFLMRGLLG